A genomic region of Phragmites australis chromosome 2, lpPhrAust1.1, whole genome shotgun sequence contains the following coding sequences:
- the LOC133908501 gene encoding 65-kDa microtubule-associated protein 3-like, which produces MSSAVKDQLQQMSTTCDSLLLELNVIWDEVGEPDTSRDRMLLELEQECLEVYRRKVDQANRCRAQLRQAIAEAEAELARICSAMGEPPIHVRQSNQKLHGLREELNTIVPYLEDMTKKKVERWDQFVDVIEQIKKIASEVRPADFVPFKVPVDQSDLSLRKLEELTKELQSLQKEKSDRLKQVMEHLNTLHSLCEVLGIDFKQTVYEVHPSLDEAEGSKNLSNSTIERLASAVNRLREMKVQRMQKLQDLASSMLELWNLMDTPLEEQQMFQNVTCNIAASEHEITEPNTLSVDFLSYVESEVLRLEQLKASKMKDLVLKKKTELEEHRRRAHLIGEEGYAAEFSTEAIEAGAVDPALVLEQIEAHIATVKEEAFSRKDILEKVERWLNACEEEAWLEDYNKDDNRYNAGRGAHLTLKRAEKARILVNKIPGMVDVLTTKIVAWERERGKEFTYDGARLLSMLEEYMIVRQEKELEKKRQRDQKKLQDQLKAEQEVLYGSKPSPSKPPSSKKAPRNSMGGANRRLSLGGATMQPPKTDILYSKTARAPKKTEDMGTLSPSSRGLDIAGLPIKKLSFNASTLREAETPRKPFAQIMPGNNVSLTPARSISNDTEEENKTPKTFATLNPKTPMTVTAPMQVAMTPAVAYKVIATPVSLFQEKPEPALTEEIEYSFEERRLAIYLARQAA; this is translated from the exons ATGAGTAGCGCCGTGAAGGACCAGCTCCAGCAGATGTCAACGACGTGCGATTCGCTCCTTCTCGAGCTCAAC GTCATATGGGATGAGGTCGGGGAGCCCGACACGTCGAGGGACAGGATGCTGCTGGAGCTAGAGCAGGAGTGCCTGGAGGTCTACAGGAGGAAGGTCGACCAGGCGAATCGTTGCAGGGCCCAGCTGCGGCAAGCCATTGCCGAGGCAGAGGCCGAGCTGGCCAGAATCTGCTCGGCCATGGGCGAGCCGCCGATACATGTCAGGCAG TCAAATCAGAAGTTGCATGGTTTAAGGGAGGAATTGAACACAATTGTCCCGTATTTGGAGGACATGACGAAGAAGAAAGTAGAAAGATGGGACCAGTTTGTTGATGTCATAGAGCAAATTAAGAAGATTGCATCTGAAGTCAGGCCGGCAGATTTTGTACCATTTAAAGTTCCTGTGGATCAATCCGATCTGTCATTAAGAAAGCTTGAGGAGTTAACGAAGGAGCTCCAATCCCTTCagaaggagaag AGTGATCGGCTGAAGCAAGTGATGGAACATTTGAATACCTTGCATTCCTTGTGCGAGGTGCTTGGTATAGACTTCAAACAAACAGTATATGAGGTGCACCCTAGCCTGGATGAGGCTGAGGGATCAAAGAACCTGAGCAACAGTACAATTGAGAGACTTGCATCAGCTGTTAATAGATTACGTGAAATGAAAGTCCAGAGGATGCAAAAG CTTCAAGATTTGGCATCTAGCATGCTTGAACTTTGGAATCTCATGGATACACCACTTGAAGAGCAGCAGATGTTCCAGAATGTAACGTGCAATATTGCTGCTTCAGAACATGAAATTACTGAGCCCAACACCCTCTCTGTTGACTTCCTCAGCTAC GTGGAATCTGAAGTTTTAAGGCTCGAACAACTGAAAGCGAGCAAGATGAAAGACCTGGTTCTGAAAAAGAAGACAGAACTGGAAGAGCATAGGAGACGTGCTCATCTGATTGGTGAGGAAGGTTATGCAGCTGAGTTTAGCACTGAGGCTATTGAGGCAG GAGCTGTCGATCCCGCGCTGGTGCTAGAACAAATTGAGGCTCACATTGCCACAGTGAAAGAGGAAGCTTTTAGCCGGAAGGATATCCTTGAGAAGGTTGAAAGATGGCTTAATGCATGTGAGGAGGAAGCCTGGCTGGAAGATTACAACAAA GATGACAATCGTTATAATGCTGGGAGGGGGGCCCATCTTACGCTCAAAAGGGCTGAAAAAGCTCGTATTTTGGTTAACAAGATCCCAG GAATGGTAGATGTTTTGACCACGAAAATTGTAGcttgggagagagaaagaggaaaagaGTTCACATATGATGGT GCCCGCCTTCTGTCAATGCTTGAAGAGTACATGATCGTTCGCCAGGAGAAAGAGCTAGAGAAGAAGAGGCAAAGG GATCAGAAGAAGCTCCAGGATCAACTCAAAGCTGAGCAGGAAGTGCTCTATGGATCAAAACCAAGTCCATCCAAACCTCCAAGTTCAAAGAAGGCGCCTAGAAACTCCATGGGTGGTGCAAACCGAAGGCTGTCTCTTGGTGGAGCCACAATGCAACCCCCCAAAACAGACATACTGTATTCCAAGACTGCTCGTGCTCCCaagaagactgaagatatgGGCACTTTATCTCCTA GCAGTAGAGGCCTAGACATTGCCGGTCTTCCCATCAAGAAGTTATCTTTCAACGCAAGTACTCTACGTGAGGCAGAAACACCTCGCAAGCCTTTTGCCCAGATCATGCCAGGAAACAATGTCTCCTTGACGCCTGCGCGGTCCATCTCCAATGACACCGAGGAAGAGAACAAAACCCCCAAGACATTTGCAACACTCAATCCAAAAACACCGATGACGGTGACGGCTCCGATGCAGGTGGCGATGACGCCTGCTGTGGCTTACAAGGTCATAGCCACTCCTGTCTCCCTCTTTCAGGAGAAGCCAGAGCCAGCATTGACGGAGGAGATTGAGTACTCGTTTGAAGAAAGGCGGCTCGCCATTTACCTGGCCAGACAAGCGGCTTAA
- the LOC133908502 gene encoding uncharacterized protein LOC133908502, producing the protein MGNFASCTLARTAGAGSGRGARAVLPDGQVRQVALPATAAELMLEAPGHFLADARALLPGRRIDALPADEELQRGVLYAALPMKRLGAPAAPADLARLAAMVVACGEKEKARTRRRMSASSPAATAKVAAVVAPPRVLEAAAASVAVEDDAPRPRAPKLEEMAVDDAAAAAEIEELKQRLSGGGRRSRRPTLETIQEESYAPARC; encoded by the coding sequence ATGGGCAACTTCGCGTCGTGCACGCTGGCGAGGACGGCCGGGGCCGGGAGTGGGAGGGGCGCCAGGGCCGTGCTCCCCGACGGGCAGGTGCGGCAGGTGGCGCtcccggcgacggcggccgagCTGATGCTCGAGGCGCCGGGCCACTTCCTGGCGGACGCCCGCGCTCTGCTCCCGGGCCGGCGGATCGACGCGCTCCCGGCGGACGAGGAGCTCCAGCGCGGGGTCCTGTACGCCGCGCTCCCCATGAAGCGCCTCGGCGCCCCCGCGGCGCCCGCCGACTTGGCGCGCCTCGCCGCCATGGTGGTCGCCTGcggggagaaggagaaggcgcGGACGAGGAGAAGGATGTCGGCGTCCTCGCCCGCCGCTACGGCCAAGGTGGCCGCCGTCGTGGCGCCGCCCAGGGTCCTggaggccgccgccgcttccgtTGCAGTGGAGGATGACGCGCCGAGGCCGAGGGCGCCGAAGCTGGAGGAGATGGCCGTGGAcgacgcggcggccgcggcggagaTCGAGGAGCTCAAGCAACGgctcagcggcggcggcaggcggTCGAGGCGGCCGACGCTGGAGACCATACAGGAGGAGAGCTACGCGCCGGCGAGATGCTGA